One segment of Engraulis encrasicolus isolate BLACKSEA-1 chromosome 7, IST_EnEncr_1.0, whole genome shotgun sequence DNA contains the following:
- the cdx1b gene encoding homeobox protein CDX-1b has protein sequence MQHELEPQYGKMYAVSYLIDNKDPGMYSRHPSLNLNHQNFVPTPPQYSDFTGYHHVPGINNDPHHSQAGTWSPAYPPPREEWPTYGPGSAASTSNPGQISFNPPEFSPVQPSSLLPPINTSVGQLSPNSQRRNPYDWMRRSAPPTNPGGKTRTKDKYRVVYTDHQRLELEKEFHYSRYITIRRKAELATALSLSERQVKIWFQNRRAKERKMNKKKMQQSQPASTTTPTPPGSTMPTPPGSTMTGNIAMVTSSSGGLVSPSMPMSVKEEY, from the exons ATGCAGCATGAACTGGAGCCACAATACGGAAAGATGTACGCTGTGAGTTACCTTATCGACAACAAGGACCCCGGTATGTACTCCAGACACCCCAGTCTAAATTTAAATCACCAGAACTTCGTGCCAACACCTCCCCAGTACTCGGACTTTACAGGATACCACCACGTACCTGGGATTAACAATGACCCGCACCACAGTCAGGCCGGAACCTGGAGCCCGGCTTATCCACCGCCACGGGAAGAGTGGCCCACATATGGGCCGGGGTCAGCGGCCTCAACTTCGAACCCGGGTCAAATCAGTTTCAATCCCCCCGAGTTTTCACCTGTGCAGCCGTCCAGTCTTCTGCCCCCCATCAACACCAGCGTCGGGCAGCTTTCTCCAAACTCGCAGCGCAGGAATCCCTATGACTGGATGAGGCGCAGCGCACCACCGACTAATCCAG GGGGCAAGACGCGGACGAAAGACAAGTACCGGGTGGTGTACACGGATCACCAGCGGCTGGAGCTGGAGAAGGAGTTCCACTACAGCCGCTACATCACCATACGCAGGAAAGCAGAGCTGGCCACCGCACTCAGCCTCTCAGAACGACAG GTAAAAATCTGGTTCCAGAATCGGCGCGCGAAAGAGCGTAAGATGAACAAGAAGAAGATGCAGCAGTCTCAGCcggcctccaccaccacacccaccccacccgGCTCCACCATGCCAACCCCACCCGGCTCCACCATGACTGGCAACATCGCCATGGTTACCAGCAGTAGCGGAGGCCTGGTGTCGCCCTCCATGCCCATGTCAGTCAAGGAGGAATACTGA